The Ruminococcus bovis genome includes a region encoding these proteins:
- a CDS encoding DUF362 domain-containing protein produces MAYAISDECISCGACADGCPVGAISEGDGKYEINADECISCGACADTCPVGAPAEA; encoded by the coding sequence ATGGCATATGCTATTTCTGATGAATGTATCAGCTGTGGCGCTTGTGCAGATGGTTGTCCTGTAGGTGCAATCTCTGAAGGTGATGGCAAGTACGAAATCAACGCTGACGAATGTATCAGCTGCGGTGCTTGTGCAGACACATGCCCTGTAGGTGCTCCTGCAGAAGCATAA